The region TATCTGGATCATCCTACGAGGCTTGTTCTTTCCTATAACGGTGTGCTGGGTATGAAGATCAATAAATATATTTCAGCAAATATCACATTGGATTTACTGTATGATCATAATCAGATTCAAAAAACACAGCTAAAACAGACTCTGGGTATTGGTTTTGCCTATAATCTTGAAAGAGGGAAAAAACGTTCAGATAGAAAAGATAACCGTGCCTGGAGAGGGAATTAAAGTTATAAAATAAAAAAACCTGTCATAAAGACAGGTTTTATATTTTGCGTAATAAGAATTCTTATTCTGCAGATTTTTCTTCTGTTGTTGGAACGTCAGGAGATTGAGTTGCAACTTCTTCTGCTTCCTCTTCATCTTCGTCATCCATAGCTGCTGCACCACCTTTCATTGCATTTCTAGACATCTTAACAGCTACAACCACTGCATTATCTGGATGCATGAAAGAATATCCTTCAGGCTTAAGACCTCCTACATAGATTTTGTTACCAATTCTTAGAGGAGTAACATCTACAACGATCTCATCAGGTAAGTTTGCAGGAATAGCTTTTACTTTCAATTTTCTGAAAGACTGACGTAAAACACCACCAGCTACAACACCTTTTGAACGTCCAGTAATTCTTACAGGAACTTCCATGATAACTGGTTTGTCATCAGCTAGTTGATAGAAGTCAGCGTGAAGAATTTTGTCAGTAATTGGGTGGAACTGAATATCCTGAAGAACTGCAGGGATTACCTGTCCGTCAATTTCAATAGATACCGTGTGTGCTTCAGGAGTATAAACCAAACCTTTGAAAGCTTTCTCTTCAGCAGAGAAGTTTAAAGGTGCTGTTCCTCCATAAACAACACAAGGAACTAATTCAGCATCACGTAAAGCTTTTGTAGACTTTTTGCCCACGCTTTCTCTTTTTGTACCTTGAATTGTAATAGATTTCATTTATAAAAATTTAAAAAATTGTTTCTTTTTTGATTTGCAAATGTCTGATTGTTAATTAAATAACAAACTTGCTGCTAATTGATTGGTGTTCGTGAACCATCTTCATAACGTCTGCAAATAATGGGGCGCAAGATAGCACTTTTATTTTAGATGACAAATTATTTTTCACAGGAATTGAGTCAGTTACAATCACTTCCAATAATTTTGAGTTTTCAATATTATCATAAGCTTTTCCTGAAAGAACTCCGTGAGTAGCCATTGCTCTTACGGATTTTGCTCCTTTTTCGATAAGGATATCTGCCGCTTTGCAAAGTGTTCCCGCGGTGTCAATCATATCATCGATAAGAATAACATTTTTTCCTTCTACATCTCCGATAAGGAACATTTCTTCTACAACATTTGCCTTTTTTCTTTCTTTGTAGGCAATTACTACTTCAGCACCTAGATGTCCGGCATAGTTTTTTGCTCTTTTTGCACCTCCCATATCCGGAGAAGCAATAGTAAGATTTTCTAAATTCAGGTCTCTGATATAATCTACGAAAATTGTAGAGGCATATAAGTGATCTACCGGAATTTCGAAGAATCCTTGAATCTGATCTGCGTGAAGATCCATTGTCATTACTCTTGTTGCTCCTGCAGCGGTTAAAAGATTAGCTACCAATTTTGCACCGATAGGAGCTCTTGGTTTGTCTTTTCTGTCCTGTCTTGCAAGTCCGAAGTAAGGAAGTACTACAGTAATGCTCTTAGCAGAAGCTCTTTTCGCAGCGTCAATCATTAAAAGAAGTTCTAAAAGATTGTCTGCTGGAGGGAATGTAGATCCAATTAAGAAAACTCTTCCTCCTCTTACAGATTCATCCAAAACAGGCTCAAATTCCCCGTCGCTGAACTCCTGAAAGTTGATTTTTCCTAATTCCTGCCCATAATGTTGGGCAATTTTTTCTGCCAAGTCCTTACTCGTCCTTGTACAAAATAGATAACTTAACTGATCGGCCATTTTTACTTTTTAAAGATTTTGCAAATTTAAAAAAAAACCACAAGATTTACTCCTGTGGCTTCTAAGTTTTTATTTTACCAATTATTATGGGAATGTTACCCCCGAATATTTGTTTGGATCTACCTGTGGAAGAGTAGATTTGTATTTGGTATTAATCGCTTTAATGAATTCATTAGCAACGATCGCATATCCTCTACCTGTAAGGTGAACTCCGTCTAATGAGAAAGTTCCTCCGGTCACAAATTTTGCAGAATATTTTACACCATCCCAAGAAATTCCTGATTGACCGTTTAGTTCTACCATTTTCTTGTTAGCGTCAACAAATGCTAATCCGTAAGAATCTGCCAATGTCTTGATTGAAGCATTATAAGCGTCAACAGCTGTTTTTACTGCAGCGGTCTCTGTTTTTGTTAAAACATGCTGATTTTGTAAAGGATAGGAAATTCCATAAACATTCACCGGAGATGGTGCTCCTGGAGCAGTTGTTCCAATGACTGATCTTGTCGTAAGAAGAATATAATCCTCTGAGGTTGTTTGTCTCGCTTGTCCAAAGATTTGTCCGAATGCAGCTGCATTTACGGGTCCTAAAGAAGGAGTTAAAGCTGCTGTAAGCTGTGCAGATAAATTTGCAAGAGAAGTATCTTTAATTAAAACAGGATTTGAAGATGTACTAGACAGTAAGTTGATTCTGTCTCCTGCTCCTAAAGCTGTAAGTGCTTGCTTCAAAGGTCCATATAAACTGGTGTTAAGTGTTGTAAGATTTGATCCTAAAGAAGCTGGCGTCAAAGGATTGTAAGGAACAGTAGTAAAGAAAGGAATTGAAGTTACATAAGGAATGTTAGCAATAACACCTTTTGTTGCTCCTCCTGCCTTTAGTTTATCCAACCCTGCTTTGATAGCTCCTGCTACTACATTGGGATCAGAAATATCATTCGCTCCGTAAGTTGCAGGATTAAGATTTCCTGTTTGGTTGGTTCCGTTCCCACCACTTGTTGCATAGCTTAACACATCATTGTTTCCGATCCAGTAAGAAAAGAATGTAGGATGTTTTAATACGGCATCATCAATAACCGTAGAGGTAGTACTTGTAGAAAATCTTACATAATAAGGATTTGCTGTTCCCAATAGGATTCCTGATGGATTTCCATATCCCGGAGCTACCAGATGGTATGATTTTGCGCCGGGAACACCAAAGTTGTTCAGTGGACCTGTAATTTTGGTTAATACATCAGTTGTTGGCGTTGCAGCAACATTTACAATGTCCGGAGATCCGTTTGTAAATGATTTGATGTATAGTTTTGTTGCCTGAATGGTGTTTCCTAACAATAGTAAACCTCCATTGTTGTCTGCCATTAATGGTTGTACGAAATTTCCTCCCCCTGCAAGTTTCATTTGACCAGCGATAATATTCGGGTAAGATTCGTTTTGACCGTCAATATATAAGGCATTATCTCTATATCCTGATGTTAGTGAATTTCCGATAGAAATATAGTTTGAAAAGTCTGCTTCCCCTTTACTTACAACAATATCTTTTACATCTGTGTCAAAATTATCCTGGCATCCTGTTGTAAAAAGAAGTGCAGAAATAGCGAATGTAGAAATTATAATTTTTTTCATAGTCTTTCAATTAAAATGGGTTGTAAGATAAACCTAGACCTAAATAGAATGCGGTGGCTTTAGCCTGTCCGTAGAATCCAAGATTAGCATTGTTTACATCTCTTGATTGTGGCATTGCATAACCTCCTGCGACATCAATTCCGAATTGTTTTAATTTGAAACCAACTCCTCCTGTTACAACATAAGTGTTGAAAGAAGGTGTTTCCGGAATGAAATGATCGTCAGAATATGGAGATTCATCATAATATGCTCCTAAGCGGCCATAGATCATATTGGTGAAAGCGTACTGAGTTCCCAATCTGAATGTTTTGGAATTTCTAAAGTTTTTAGGAGAAACTGAAACGGTTGGGTCAGCCTGATTTCCGATTGGTGCTGTTGCAAAATCCAATGTCAGCTGGCTGTATCTTTCCCATCCGTGGTAATTGAAATCAGCAGAAACTAACCATTTTGGAGTTATTTTATAAGTTAAACCTATTGTATATTCTTCAACTAAAGGCAAAGTTGCGGTGAAACCATCTGTTCTTTTTGCTGCATCCAAACCTAGTAAAGGATAGATAGAAGCTGATGGGAAGTTAAAGGTTGCTGTTCCGTGTTTCGCTTTCATGTCAACAGGGGAACGGTACGCAATACTTACATCCAATTTTGGATCAGGTCTGAAGTAGAATCCAAATCCGAAACCGTGCCCGCTTGCTTTTTCATCCTTAATATTAATTTGCCCGCCAAATTGTGTAATGGCTTTATCCCAGTTTACTTGTCCTCTTGCATAAATGTAGCTTGCTCCAAAAGCTAACCAATCATTGAATTTATATGAAACCATGGGTTGGAAATAGAAACTTTTCAGTTCAAGTTTCTGAACCATTTCTTTTCCCTCCCAGTCATTGGGCCATTCTATAGTACTTCCAAAAGGAGTGGTGAAACTAAAACCTACAGATAGTTTTTCAATTGGCTTGTAAGTGATAGCAGCATAAAGGGGTGTTCCCATTGGGTTGTCCGTTTGTGTGCTTTGTAATGTATTCAGATTTTGAAAAGTCACTTTGTTGCTTGCTCCAAATGCTCCGGCAACTATACTTAGTTTTGAAGGGATGAAAGACATTCCTGCAGGATTGAAAAATGCAACACTTGCATCTTCAGCATGAGCACTTGTGTGTGCCATGGCCAATTGTTTTACCCCTTGCAAAGAAACTCTAAAACCTCCTGCATAGGATAGAACACCTGCCAATAAAGCGGTTGATACTAATATTTTTTTCATAGACTATTATTATATAACCCAAATATAAAATTATTTTAGTTACGACTGTTAATATTTCTTAATTATTTAAACAATATGCCAAAAGAAAACTATGTTTAAAATAATATGTGTTGCTTAGGGATATGCAATCTTTTGCTTTTTAGTACTTTGTGTGCAATTTTGTTTTTAATATTAAATTAAGTTTAAAATTAAACAAATACTGTTTTTAATATTTACTATTTTTAGAATCGGATAAAAATAAAAATCTATAAATTTGCAAGAATAAATAATTGTTATATGAGTTGTGGATGTAAAACATCCGGCGATTCTGCGCATTCGTGTGGTCCTAAAAAAACAGCGAATGGTTGTGAAAATGTAAATACCTGTGGTAATAGTTATAAATTAAGTGTTTTCGATTGGTTATCTAACATACAAAATCCCGTATCTAATAGGTGTGATTTTGTTGAAGTTAGATTTAAAAATGATAGAAAATCGTTTTATAAAAATGTAAATAATATTCCTTTACATATAGGTAGCGTTGTAACAGTAGAATCTAGTCCCGGACATGATATAGGTGTAGTAAGTCTCACCGGAGAATTGGTGAAGATTCAGATGAAAAAGAAAAAAGTTTCTGAAGAATCTGCACTTAAAATATACAGGCAGTCAAACCAAAAAGATATTGAAGTTTGGCAGGAAGTAAGAAAAAAAGAAGATAGTGTAAAGATAGAAGCAAGGAAGATTGCTCAAAGACTGGGACTTGAAATGAAAGTCACAGATGTTGAGTATCAGGGAGATGCATCGAAGGTTACGTTCTATTATACGGCTGACAATAGGATTGATTTTAGACAGCTGATCAAAGATTATGCAGGTGCTTTCAGAACTAAAATTGATATGAAGCAGATTGGCTTCAGACAGG is a window of Candidatus Chryseobacterium colombiense DNA encoding:
- a CDS encoding 50S ribosomal protein L25/general stress protein Ctc, with the translated sequence MKSITIQGTKRESVGKKSTKALRDAELVPCVVYGGTAPLNFSAEEKAFKGLVYTPEAHTVSIEIDGQVIPAVLQDIQFHPITDKILHADFYQLADDKPVIMEVPVRITGRSKGVVAGGVLRQSFRKLKVKAIPANLPDEIVVDVTPLRIGNKIYVGGLKPEGYSFMHPDNAVVVAVKMSRNAMKGGAAAMDDEDEEEAEEVATQSPDVPTTEEKSAE
- a CDS encoding ribose-phosphate pyrophosphokinase → MADQLSYLFCTRTSKDLAEKIAQHYGQELGKINFQEFSDGEFEPVLDESVRGGRVFLIGSTFPPADNLLELLLMIDAAKRASAKSITVVLPYFGLARQDRKDKPRAPIGAKLVANLLTAAGATRVMTMDLHADQIQGFFEIPVDHLYASTIFVDYIRDLNLENLTIASPDMGGAKRAKNYAGHLGAEVVIAYKERKKANVVEEMFLIGDVEGKNVILIDDMIDTAGTLCKAADILIEKGAKSVRAMATHGVLSGKAYDNIENSKLLEVIVTDSIPVKNNLSSKIKVLSCAPLFADVMKMVHEHQSISSKFVI
- a CDS encoding G-D-S-L family lipolytic protein; this encodes MKKIIISTFAISALLFTTGCQDNFDTDVKDIVVSKGEADFSNYISIGNSLTSGYRDNALYIDGQNESYPNIIAGQMKLAGGGNFVQPLMADNNGGLLLLGNTIQATKLYIKSFTNGSPDIVNVAATPTTDVLTKITGPLNNFGVPGAKSYHLVAPGYGNPSGILLGTANPYYVRFSTSTTSTVIDDAVLKHPTFFSYWIGNNDVLSYATSGGNGTNQTGNLNPATYGANDISDPNVVAGAIKAGLDKLKAGGATKGVIANIPYVTSIPFFTTVPYNPLTPASLGSNLTTLNTSLYGPLKQALTALGAGDRINLLSSTSSNPVLIKDTSLANLSAQLTAALTPSLGPVNAAAFGQIFGQARQTTSEDYILLTTRSVIGTTAPGAPSPVNVYGISYPLQNQHVLTKTETAAVKTAVDAYNASIKTLADSYGLAFVDANKKMVELNGQSGISWDGVKYSAKFVTGGTFSLDGVHLTGRGYAIVANEFIKAINTKYKSTLPQVDPNKYSGVTFP
- a CDS encoding outer membrane protein transport protein, with protein sequence MKKILVSTALLAGVLSYAGGFRVSLQGVKQLAMAHTSAHAEDASVAFFNPAGMSFIPSKLSIVAGAFGASNKVTFQNLNTLQSTQTDNPMGTPLYAAITYKPIEKLSVGFSFTTPFGSTIEWPNDWEGKEMVQKLELKSFYFQPMVSYKFNDWLAFGASYIYARGQVNWDKAITQFGGQINIKDEKASGHGFGFGFYFRPDPKLDVSIAYRSPVDMKAKHGTATFNFPSASIYPLLGLDAAKRTDGFTATLPLVEEYTIGLTYKITPKWLVSADFNYHGWERYSQLTLDFATAPIGNQADPTVSVSPKNFRNSKTFRLGTQYAFTNMIYGRLGAYYDESPYSDDHFIPETPSFNTYVVTGGVGFKLKQFGIDVAGGYAMPQSRDVNNANLGFYGQAKATAFYLGLGLSYNPF